Proteins from a genomic interval of Corvus moneduloides isolate bCorMon1 chromosome 6, bCorMon1.pri, whole genome shotgun sequence:
- the PRDM11 gene encoding PR domain-containing protein 11 isoform X4, translating to MEIEPNLSSFEFPGDKMLQNEKSEKNVENQEDARAALQFTTLKQGKSPYKRSCDEGESHPQTKKKKIDLIFKDVLEASLESAKFEENQLATSTPLSLRRASKYQAEDIFEQCGSAMQHGSLSLSRNQSERDWKVPHSSSFISAKEMSILEDEEEEPLSLKADSPTELSLASAQGNSHEIPTTSFCPNCIRLKKKIRELQAELDMLRSGKLPEPPMLPPQVPELQEFSDPTASESIISVPTIMEDDDQEVDSADESVSNDMIAATDEPSKMSSATGRRIRRFKQEWLKKFWFLRYSPTLNEMWCHVCRQYTVQSSRTSAFIIGSKQFKIHTIKLHSQSNLHKKCLQLYKLRMHPEKTEEMCRNMTLLFNTAYHLALEGRPYYDFRPLAELLRKCELKVVDQYMNEGDCQILIHHIARALREDLVERIRQSPFLSIILDGQSDDLLADTVAVYVQYTSSDGPPATEFLSLQELGFSTTDSYLQALDRAFSSLGIRLQDEKPTIGLGVDGANITASLRANLFMTIRKTLPWLLCLPFMVHRPHLEILDAISGKELPCLEELENNLKQLLSFYRYSPRLMCELRVTAATLCEETEFLGDIRAVKWIIGEQNVLNALIKDYLEVVAHLKDVSGQTQRADASAIALALLQFLMDYQSIKLIYFLLDVIAVLSRLAYVFQGEYLLVSQVDDKIEEAIQEISRLADSPGEYLQEFEENFRESFNGIAVKNLRVAEAKFQSIREKICQKTQVILAQRFDSRSRTFVKACQVFDLAAWPRSTDELMSYGKEDMVQIFEHLETVPSFSREVCREGMDTRGSLLMEWRELKVDYYTKNGFKDLLSHICKYKQRFPLLNKIVQILKVLPTSSACCEKGRTALQRVRKNNRSRLTLEQLSDLLTIAVNGPPIANFDCKRALDSWFEEKSGNSYALSAEMLSRMSSLDQKPMLQSMDHGSEFYPDI from the exons ATGGAAATTGAGCCAAACCTATCGTCTTTTGAATTTCCAG GAGACAAAATGTTACAGAATGAAAAGTCAGAAAAGAACGTAGAAAATCAAGAGGATGCAAGGGCAGCACTCCAGTTCACCACCTTAAAGCAGGGGAAGAGCCCCTACAAGCGCAGCTGTGACGAGGGGGAATCCCACccccaaacaaagaaaaaaaagattgacCTCATCTTCAAAGATGTCCTGGAGGCTTCTTTGGAGTCTGCCAAGTTTGAAGAGAACCAGTTAGCAACAAGTACACCACTTTCCCTCAGAAGAGCATCTAAATACCAAGCTGAAGACATCTTTGAGCAGTGTGGCAGTGCCATGCAGCACGGCTCCCTGAGCCTCAGCAGAAACCAGAGCGAGAGGGATTGGAAGGTCCCTCACAGTTCCTCTTTCATCTCAGCCAAGGAGATGAGCATCCTTGAAGACGAGGAAGAAGAGCCCCTGTCACTTAAAGCAGACAGCCCAACCGAGCTGTCACTGGCCTCTGCACAAGGCAACTCCCATGAAATCCCCACCACGTCCTTCTGCCCCAACTGTATCCggctgaagaagaaaatccGGGAGCTGCAGGCTGAGTTAGACATGCTGAGATCTGGGAAGTTACCCGAGCCACCCATGTTACCACCCCAGGTACCCGAGCTCCAAGAGTTCTCAGACCCCACAG CTTCAGAAAGCATCATCTCAGTTCCCACCATCATGGAGGACGATGACCAAGAGGTGGATTCTGCTGATGAATCGGTTTCCAATGACATGATTGCTGCTACAGATGAGCCTTCCAAGATGTCTTCTGCGACAGGCCGGAGGATACGGCGGTTCAAGCAAGAGTGGCTTAAAAAGTTTTGGTTTCTGCGGTACTCCCCAACATTGAATGAGATGTGGTGCCACGTCTGTAGGCAGTACACAGTGCAATCCTCACGGACTTCAGCCTTCATCATTGGCTCTAAGCAGTTCAAGATACATACGATAAAGCTTCACAGCCAGAGCAACCTCCACAAGAAGTGCCTGCAGCTTTACAAGCTCAGGATGCACccagagaagacagaagagaTGTGCCGAAATATGACCCTGCTCTTCAATACAGCCTACCACCTGGCCCTGGAGGGCAGGCCCTACTATGACTTTCGGCCTCTGGCAGAACTACTGAGGAAGTGTGAGCTCAAGGTGGTGGATCAGTACATGAATGAAGGAGACTGCCAGATCTTAATTCACCATATAGCCCGGGCTCTCCGAGAGGACCTGGTTGAACGCATCCGTCAGTCTCCCTTCCTCAGCATCATTCTGGATGGGCAGAGTGATGACTTGCTTGCAGATACGGTTGCGGTCTATGTGCAGTACACGAGCAGCGATGGGCCTCCAGCAACTGAATTCCTGTCTCTTCAGGAACTGGGCTTTTCTACAACAGACAGTTACCTCCAAGCATTAGATCGGGCTTTTTCCAGCCTGGGAATACGATTGCAGGATGAGAAGCCAACTATTGGCTTGGGAGTTGATGGTGCTAACATTACCGCCAGCCTGAGAGCCAACTTGTTCATGACAATCAGAAAGACGTTGCCCTGGcttctctgccttccctttATGGTGCACAGGCCCCACTTGGAAATTTTGGATGCCATCAGTGGGAAGGAACTACCATGTCTGGAGGAGCTCGAAAACAATTTGAAGCAACTGCTCAGTTTCTATCGTTATTCTCCCCGCCTCATGTGCGAGTTAAGGGTCACTGCTGCCACTCTGTGTGAGGAGACCGAGTTCCTGGGGGACATTCGAGCAGTGAAGTGGATCATTGGGGAGCAGAATGTGCTCAACGCTCTCATCAAGGATTACCTTGAGGTTGTGGCCCATCTCAAAGATGTCAGTGGCCAGACCCAAAGGGCAGATGCTTCTGCCATTGCCTTGGCCCTCCTGCAGTTCCTGATGGACTACCAGTCGATTAAACTCATCTACTTCCTGCTGGATGTGATTGCTGTGCTTTCACGCCTTGCCTATGTCTTCCAAGGGGAGTACCTTCTTGTGTCACAGGTGGACGATAAGATAGAGGAGGCCATCCAGGAGATCAGCCGGCTAGCAGACTCCCCTGGGGAGTACTTGCAGGAATTTGAGGAAAACTTCCGTGAAAGCTTTAATGGCATTGCTGTGAAAAATCTACGGGTGGCTGAAGCCAAATTCCAGTCGATCAGAGAAAAGATCTGCCAGAAGACCCAGGTGATCCTAGCCCAAAGGTTCGATTCCCGCAGCCGGACATTTGTGAAGGCCTGTCAGGTATTTGACCTTGCAGCTTGGCCCAGAAGCACTGATGAGCTCATGAGCTATGGGAAGGAGGATATGGTACAAATATTTGAACACCTGGAGACAGTTCCATCATTTTCCAGAGAGGTTTGCAGAGAGGGGATGGACACCCGAGGGAGTCTGCTGATGGAGTGGCGAGAACTCAAGGTGGATTATTATACcaaaaatggttttaaagaCTTGCTCAGTCACATTTGTAAATACAAACAGAGATTTCCCCTCCTAAATAAAATAGTTCAGATCCTCAAAGTCCTTCCCACCTCTTCGGCCTGCTGTGAGAAGGGGCGCACCGCCCTGCAGAGAGTGCGCAAGAACAACCGCTCTCGGCTCACGCTGGAGCAACTCAGTGACCTGTTGACGATTGCTGTTAACGGGCCGCCCATTGCCAACTTTGATTGCAAAAGGGCACTCGATAGCTGGTTTGAGGAGAAGTCAGGCAATAGTTACGCGCTCTCAGCTGAAATGCTGAGCAGGATGTCATCTCTTGACCAGAAGCCAATGTTGCAGAGCATGGACCATGGCTCTGAGTTTTACCCTGATATTTAG